Proteins co-encoded in one Gopherus evgoodei ecotype Sinaloan lineage chromosome 4, rGopEvg1_v1.p, whole genome shotgun sequence genomic window:
- the SLC10A1 gene encoding sodium/bile acid cotransporter, with product MAKLIATINNTRGVYGSPESWNPKHTENASLPNFTLTFTFRQRATDQALNGILIAVLSIVMVSLGCTMQLSKIKTHFWKPKGVAVAVVAQYGIMPLTAFALGKLFHLGPIESLAVLICGCCPGGNLSNIFSLASKGDMNLSIVMTTCSTLLALGLMPLLLYLYSRGMYQGNLEGKVPYKGIVISLAMMLIPCTIGIFLKEKKPQYARLIIKAGMIVLLVSSVPIIALFVTSVGNSFLIIFSPPLLGMSALMPFIGFLLGYMLSSFFKLNDRCRRTVCMETGCQNVQLCSTILRVAFAPDVIGPLFFFPFLYMVFQLGEGFLLILAFRVHEKLKKPNDTAKMTYTAVDDIAQETEPPAK from the exons ATGGCTAAGCTCATAGCAACAATTAATAACACCAGAGGAGTCTATGGGAGCCCAGAATCCTGGAACCCAAAGCACACTGAGAATGCCTCCTTGCCCAACTTTACACTGACTTTCACGTTTCGCCAACGGGCCACTGACCAAGCACTGAATGGAATCCTCATTGCTGTCCTCAGCATTGTCATGGTGTCACTGGGGTGCACCATGCAGCTCTCCAAGATCAAGACTCATTTCTGGAAACCTAAAGGGGTGGCCGTTGCTGTGGTGGCTCAGTATGGCATAATGCCTCTGACAGCCTTTGCCCTGGGAAAGCTCTTCCATTTGGGACCTATTGAGTCTCTGGCTGTGCTCATCTGTGGTTGCTGTCCAGGTGGAAACCTCTCAAACATTTTTAGTCTGGCATCAAAAGGAGATATGAACCTGAG CATTGTGATGACCACATGCTCAACGCTCCTGGCACTTGGGCTGATGCCTCTTCTACTGTATCTTTACTCAAGAGGGATGTACCAGGGCAACCTAGAGGGCAAAGTACCTTACAAGGGAATAGTCATCTCCTTGGCCATGATGCTCATTCCCTGCACCATTGGCATCTTCCTGAAGGAGAAGAAGCCACAGTATGCTCGCCTCATCATCAAG GCAGGGATGATTGTGTTGCTTGTATCATCTGTTCCAATAATTGCTCTGTTTGTGACAAGTGTTGGAAACAGTTTTTTGATCATCTTCTCACCACCCCTACTGGGAATGTCTGCCTTGATGCCTTTTATTGGTTTCCTGCTTGGCTACATGTTATCTTCATTTTTCAAGCTCAATGACAG GTGCAGGCGGACAGTCTGCATGGAGACTGGTTGCCAGAATGTGCAGCTCTGCTCTACCATCCTCAGAGTGGCCTTTGCCCCTGATGTCATTGGACCCCTTTTCTTCTTCCCGTTCCTATACATGGTATTCCAGCTTGGAGAGGGCTTTCTCCTGATACTGGCATTCAGGGTTCATGAAAAGCTAAAGAAACCAAACG ATACAGCAAAAATGACCTACACAGCTGTGGATGATATTGCACAAGAAACAGAACCACCAGCAAAATAG